From the genome of Hymenobacter sp. PAMC 26628, one region includes:
- a CDS encoding DUF4166 domain-containing protein, whose protein sequence is MASIYQQQLGADFYKLHPRIQERLAFSSEDNRAFVGEGTMERVWHGPFYTQPFLRIGLRRNIMFPDAGQNVPFRIENYAYRDPLGRETVTWVRRFAFPGHTRCFDATMIRSETRGRIVDYLGTHQHLAVDIDLAVTARGGLRLRSGEQRFHEGPVTFRFPMLFSGLADVEEWYDDEADCYRIQVEVRNPVFGKLFGYYGSFRPTWRTVAAADIPAYALPVRHEIRD, encoded by the coding sequence ATGGCCTCCATTTATCAGCAGCAGCTTGGCGCCGATTTTTATAAGCTGCACCCGCGCATTCAGGAGCGGCTGGCGTTTAGCAGCGAGGACAATCGCGCCTTTGTGGGCGAGGGCACGATGGAGCGCGTGTGGCACGGGCCGTTCTACACCCAGCCTTTTTTGCGCATTGGACTACGGCGCAACATTATGTTTCCCGACGCGGGCCAGAACGTGCCGTTCCGCATCGAAAACTACGCCTACCGCGACCCGCTGGGCCGCGAAACCGTGACTTGGGTGCGGCGCTTCGCCTTCCCGGGCCACACCCGCTGCTTCGACGCCACCATGATTCGGAGCGAAACCCGCGGCCGCATCGTCGATTACCTGGGCACGCACCAGCACTTGGCCGTCGACATCGACCTGGCCGTGACCGCGCGGGGCGGCCTGCGGCTGCGCTCGGGCGAGCAGCGCTTCCACGAGGGGCCCGTGACGTTCCGGTTCCCGATGCTGTTTTCGGGCCTGGCCGACGTGGAGGAGTGGTACGACGACGAGGCAGACTGCTACCGCATCCAGGTGGAGGTACGCAACCCGGTGTTTGGCAAGCTCTTCGGCTACTATGGCTCGTTCCGGCCCACCTGGCGCACAGTGGCCGCGGCCGACATTCCGGCCTACGCGCTGCCCGTACGCCACGAAATCCGCGACTGA
- a CDS encoding trans-sulfuration enzyme family protein — translation MNLTNIHPKVTPIYQTSVFKFASLAELEEYYTAPGRGGRYGYSRSEHPNTEELVAAVAQLEGVAGGALAGVATGAGLSGLLAAVLATCQAGDHVLCPAELYGGSVVLLSNELSRLGIETSYVPLADLYDLARHARPNTKLVLAETLSNPLLTVLDGPRLAAACRAQGVLLLIDNTFASPAISQPFSWGADLVWHSATKYLGGHSDVTAGLVLARDPAVAQRLRQVGGSLGLTLAPLESWLTLRGTKTLRLRMRQHSENALAVAQFLAQQPAVGQVFYPGLPTDPGHALAAAQLRGGQFGGMLSFRLADDTAAAADAFIQKSQLFPLAPSLAGVDSSCSYPLATSHRHIPDERRRALGITPGLIRLSVGIEEASDLLADLAQALG, via the coding sequence ATGAATTTGACCAATATCCATCCCAAAGTCACCCCCATCTACCAAACTTCGGTCTTCAAATTTGCCTCCCTGGCCGAGTTAGAAGAGTACTACACCGCCCCGGGCCGCGGCGGCCGCTACGGCTACTCGCGCTCCGAGCACCCCAATACCGAGGAGCTGGTGGCCGCCGTAGCCCAACTTGAGGGCGTAGCCGGCGGGGCCCTGGCCGGCGTGGCCACCGGCGCGGGCCTAAGCGGGCTGCTGGCCGCCGTGCTGGCCACTTGCCAGGCCGGCGACCACGTGCTCTGCCCCGCCGAGCTGTACGGCGGCTCGGTGGTGCTGCTCTCCAATGAGCTGAGCCGCCTGGGCATCGAAACCAGCTACGTGCCCCTGGCCGACCTCTACGACCTGGCCCGCCACGCCCGCCCCAACACCAAGCTGGTGCTGGCCGAAACCCTGAGCAACCCGCTGCTGACCGTGCTCGACGGGCCCCGGCTGGCCGCCGCCTGCCGGGCCCAGGGCGTGCTGCTGCTGATTGACAACACGTTCGCCTCGCCCGCCATCAGCCAGCCATTTAGCTGGGGCGCCGACCTGGTGTGGCACTCAGCCACCAAGTACCTCGGCGGGCACTCCGACGTGACGGCCGGCCTGGTGCTGGCCCGCGACCCGGCCGTGGCCCAACGCCTGCGCCAGGTGGGCGGCAGCCTCGGCCTCACCCTGGCCCCGCTGGAAAGCTGGCTGACCCTGCGCGGCACCAAAACTCTGCGCCTGCGCATGCGCCAGCACTCCGAAAATGCCCTGGCCGTGGCCCAGTTCCTGGCCCAGCAGCCGGCCGTGGGGCAGGTGTTCTACCCCGGCCTGCCCACCGACCCCGGCCACGCCCTGGCGGCGGCCCAGCTGCGCGGCGGCCAGTTCGGCGGCATGCTCTCGTTCCGGCTGGCCGACGACACCGCGGCGGCCGCCGATGCCTTTATTCAGAAGAGCCAGCTCTTTCCGCTGGCCCCGTCGCTGGCCGGCGTCGATTCGTCGTGCTCGTACCCGCTGGCCACTTCGCACCGCCACATCCCCGACGAGCGCCGCCGGGCCCTGGGCATCACCCCGGGCCTCATCCGCCTCAGCGTGGGCATCGAGGAAGCGAGCGACCTGCTCGCCGATTTGGCCCAGGCGCTGGGGTAG
- a CDS encoding sugar transferase produces the protein MPAAAQNSAFPAQSFYVRRGKRWLDVAGALALLPPALPLLALGALLAAAQNRGPCLFRQPRPGLGGRLFTLYKLQTMTMARDPATGQLLPDAQRLPRLGRWLRATSLDELPQLWNILRGDLSLVGPRPLLPQYLPLYSPAQARRHLVRPGLTGWAQVNGRNAIAWEEKFAFDTWYIDHLSLALDLKILWRTAGRVLGGAGVAAPGQATTEAFRGPA, from the coding sequence ATGCCCGCGGCCGCCCAAAATTCAGCATTCCCCGCCCAAAGTTTCTACGTGCGCCGTGGCAAGCGCTGGCTCGACGTGGCCGGGGCCCTGGCGCTGCTGCCCCCGGCCCTGCCACTGCTGGCGCTGGGGGCCCTGCTGGCCGCCGCCCAAAACCGGGGCCCCTGCCTGTTTCGGCAGCCGCGGCCGGGGCTGGGCGGCCGGCTGTTTACGCTCTACAAACTGCAAACCATGACCATGGCCCGCGACCCAGCCACTGGCCAACTGCTGCCCGACGCCCAGCGCCTGCCGCGGCTAGGCCGCTGGCTGCGGGCCACTTCGCTCGACGAGCTGCCCCAACTCTGGAACATCCTGCGCGGCGACCTAAGCTTGGTGGGGCCCCGGCCGCTGCTGCCGCAGTACCTGCCGCTGTATTCGCCGGCGCAGGCGCGGCGGCACCTGGTGCGCCCTGGCCTCACGGGCTGGGCCCAGGTGAACGGGCGCAACGCCATTGCGTGGGAGGAAAAATTCGCTTTTGATACCTGGTACATCGACCACCTGTCGTTGGCGCTGGATCTGAAAATACTGTGGCGCACCGCGGGCCGCGTGCTGGGCGGCGCGGGCGTGGCGGCCCCGGGCCAGGCCACAACCGAGGCTTTTCGGGGCCCGGCGTAG
- a CDS encoding NmrA family NAD(P)-binding protein, with the protein MGDARLSWVDAEDVAQVAVQALLHPERHAGQTYRLGYEAKSYDEIAATMAEVLGKPFRYEAEAPEIFRKNMRAAGAEMAYMDCVYDHYKRYAAHTIPGADDTFDNFPAITG; encoded by the coding sequence GTGGGCGACGCGCGCCTGAGTTGGGTGGATGCCGAGGACGTGGCCCAGGTAGCAGTGCAGGCCCTGCTGCACCCCGAGCGCCACGCCGGCCAAACCTACCGGTTGGGCTACGAGGCCAAATCGTACGACGAAATTGCCGCCACCATGGCCGAAGTACTGGGCAAGCCCTTTCGCTACGAAGCCGAGGCCCCCGAGATTTTCCGCAAAAACATGCGCGCCGCTGGCGCCGAAATGGCCTACATGGACTGCGTGTACGACCACTACAAGCGCTACGCTGCCCACACCATCCCGGGCGCCGACGACACGTTCGACAACTTTCCCGCCATCACCGGTTAG
- a CDS encoding DoxX-like family protein has translation MKNPPLYVEARIRCPLEALWEHTQQPELHQQWDLRFTEITYLPRPSEAAPQQFLYATRIGFGLGVAGRGESLGTKEKNGERTSVLKFWSDEWVSLIREGAGFWKYVPTADGLRFFTKYDYQTRGGPAGQWLDRLAFRPLIGWATAWSFDCLRLWLETGQRPAVSRRLALADGLTRATLGAVWVYQGVVPKLLFPDTGELSILQGAGFSAGAAHYIAAGVGIGEILFGLLFWLLPAQRLRPVYWLHLVGLLVLGAGALFSQPAVFVAPFNPLTLNVSLMALAAVALLLPAEMVPRAARCLRQPPLGAPVAAPTAVAPVPQLV, from the coding sequence ATGAAGAACCCGCCGCTCTACGTTGAAGCCCGCATCCGCTGCCCCCTGGAGGCGCTGTGGGAGCACACCCAGCAGCCCGAATTGCACCAGCAATGGGACCTGCGCTTCACCGAAATCACCTACCTGCCCCGGCCGTCGGAGGCCGCGCCCCAGCAGTTTTTGTACGCCACGCGCATCGGCTTTGGGCTGGGCGTGGCCGGGCGCGGCGAGAGCCTGGGCACCAAGGAAAAGAACGGCGAACGCACGTCGGTGCTCAAGTTTTGGTCCGACGAATGGGTGTCGCTCATCCGCGAGGGCGCTGGCTTCTGGAAGTACGTGCCCACGGCTGATGGCCTGCGGTTCTTCACCAAGTACGACTACCAAACGCGCGGGGGCCCCGCGGGCCAGTGGCTCGACCGGCTGGCGTTCCGGCCGCTCATCGGCTGGGCCACTGCCTGGAGCTTCGATTGCCTGCGGCTATGGCTCGAAACCGGGCAGCGGCCGGCCGTGTCGCGCCGCCTGGCCCTGGCCGACGGGCTGACGCGTGCCACGCTGGGCGCGGTGTGGGTGTACCAGGGCGTGGTGCCCAAACTGCTGTTTCCGGACACCGGCGAGCTGTCCATTTTGCAGGGCGCGGGCTTTTCGGCCGGCGCGGCGCATTACATAGCGGCGGGTGTGGGAATAGGCGAAATCCTGTTTGGCCTGCTATTTTGGCTGCTGCCGGCGCAGCGGCTGCGGCCCGTGTATTGGCTGCACTTGGTGGGGCTGCTGGTGCTGGGCGCCGGGGCCCTGTTTAGCCAGCCAGCCGTGTTCGTGGCGCCCTTCAACCCGCTCACGCTCAACGTCTCGCTGATGGCGCTGGCCGCCGTGGCACTCCTGCTACCCGCCGAAATGGTACCCCGCGCCGCTCGCTGCCTGCGCCAGCCGCCCCTTGGGGCCCCCGTGGCCGCGCCTACCGCTGTAGCGCCTGTGCCCCAACTCGTTTAG
- a CDS encoding fatty acid desaturase, producing MNLQLTPAQRRIELARPWVLLGIYVLLAMAGWWWLAVPLVVVVCLAAFVQMHDAMHNALGLSKAANKRVLSLSGLLILKSGHGLQVTHLRHHGRCLTEADPEGAPATWSFGRVLWQGPWHTLMLRREALRIAPNTKQIQLLETASTLALLAGFVALYWLTGSPVGLVYWAVAFFMSATMPIWASYVPHHVSSRNPVARTAAALAQAWTPITASFAFHHLHHHYPRVPTALLYRAAAELPPPPEEEHHHH from the coding sequence ATGAACCTGCAACTCACGCCCGCCCAGCGGCGCATCGAATTGGCCCGGCCCTGGGTGCTGCTGGGCATTTACGTTTTGCTGGCGATGGCGGGCTGGTGGTGGCTGGCCGTGCCGCTGGTGGTGGTGGTGTGCCTGGCGGCCTTCGTGCAGATGCACGACGCCATGCACAACGCGCTGGGCCTCAGCAAAGCCGCCAACAAGCGGGTGCTCAGCCTCAGCGGCTTGCTCATCCTCAAAAGTGGCCACGGTTTGCAGGTGACGCACTTGCGCCACCACGGCCGCTGCCTCACCGAGGCCGACCCCGAGGGGGCCCCCGCCACCTGGAGCTTCGGACGCGTGCTCTGGCAAGGCCCCTGGCACACGCTGATGCTGCGCCGCGAAGCCCTGCGCATCGCGCCCAATACCAAACAAATCCAGCTGCTGGAAACGGCCAGCACGCTGGCGCTGCTGGCGGGGTTTGTGGCGCTGTACTGGCTCACCGGCTCGCCGGTGGGGCTGGTGTACTGGGCCGTAGCATTTTTCATGAGCGCTACGATGCCCATCTGGGCCTCGTACGTGCCGCACCACGTGTCGTCGCGCAACCCGGTGGCCCGCACCGCCGCCGCCCTCGCCCAAGCCTGGACGCCCATTACGGCCTCGTTCGCCTTCCATCACCTGCACCACCACTACCCGCGCGTGCCCACCGCCCTGCTCTACCGCGCCGCCGCCGAGCTGCCCCCGCCGCCCGAGGAGGAGCATCATCACCATTGA
- a CDS encoding NeuD/PglB/VioB family sugar acetyltransferase, translating into MTQLFFSDYYAGPGTGRPLVIFGAGGLGREVLGLVQQLPPGPDGAPAWEVRGFYDDVAPATPTVAGLPYLGTGADLNATAEPLAVAVAVGSSAGRATVVGRLTSAQLAFPALVHPGVVLGPAQRISLREGCIIQQGCILTCDIALDRFVLLNLGCTVGHDAVLGEFCSLMPRANVGGAARLAPGVYLGTGATVIQGVAVGEYTTVGAGAVVVRALPPRTTAVGVPARVIK; encoded by the coding sequence ATGACCCAATTGTTCTTTTCGGATTACTACGCCGGGCCCGGCACCGGCCGGCCGCTCGTCATTTTTGGGGCCGGCGGGCTGGGGCGCGAGGTGCTGGGCCTGGTGCAGCAGCTGCCCCCGGGCCCCGACGGGGCCCCCGCCTGGGAGGTGCGCGGCTTTTACGACGACGTAGCGCCTGCCACGCCCACCGTGGCCGGCCTGCCCTACCTGGGCACCGGCGCCGACCTCAACGCCACCGCTGAGCCGCTGGCCGTGGCCGTGGCCGTGGGCAGCAGCGCCGGCCGGGCCACCGTGGTGGGCCGCCTCACCTCGGCGCAGCTGGCGTTTCCGGCGCTGGTGCACCCGGGCGTGGTGCTGGGGCCCGCCCAGCGCATCAGCTTGCGCGAGGGCTGCATCATCCAGCAGGGCTGCATTTTGACCTGCGACATCGCCCTCGACCGCTTTGTGCTGCTCAACCTGGGCTGCACCGTGGGCCACGACGCCGTGCTGGGCGAGTTCTGCTCGCTGATGCCGCGCGCCAACGTGGGCGGCGCCGCCCGGCTGGCCCCCGGCGTGTACCTTGGCACCGGGGCCACCGTCATCCAGGGCGTGGCCGTGGGCGAGTACACCACCGTGGGGGCCGGCGCCGTGGTGGTGCGCGCCCTGCCGCCCCGCACCACGGCCGTGGGCGTGCCGGCCCGGGTGATTAAATAG
- a CDS encoding PKD domain-containing protein, protein MHYKITLLGLCLAAAPLLAQVAPAPPHAPRAAAGAPVGPRAATDPNSRIGGELQQLYQQWHTGSAAAGKGGAGRLAAAFPQLHVAPTDDAVLVRITAKDVATLLPALLARGFVVVSDQSKFHFIEGRLPVSQLAPGTAGVSALAAQGLLGVLPIYLPAGRAGKVVNQADFVLEAARVRATRPGAYDGTGVRIGVMSDSYNALNGAPAGVASGDLPATVQVLQEYSRGTDEGRAMIELIHDIAPGAGKAFSSVEFGEADFAAQIARLASPTGGNCKILVDDIGYFAEPLYQDGVVAQAIETAVAGGAAYYSAAGNQADEASEYVAPTFTNAAKGADLDFGLSTGGPTDTRQPFTIAASAKFTISLQWSDPFYTAAGVKTDLDAYLVIARAGGAIKGDTVATAANNNIASQAPYEILSFTNGAASTNTAYNLIINRRAGTATPARVKYVSFGDVFVPTKYWTHSGTITGHAAAASAMAVAAAPSFNRLMAESYSSIGTPTILFNPDGSALGAPATRQKPDFTSIDYVSTTFFSGTVFPDPADGFIFAGTSAAAPNAAAVAALLLQARPTSTPAQLNAQLKATALDLNTPGFDISTGVGLINAYAAVYGLPTAATVPFVDVFDGTALGPNWSVTSRGAARVALRSDFSPASSPRHLVLDAFFPYYGFSSYTGARTAQADLRLNLASAPAGGVLLTFRHKKILGEIDQAMPATFTGSSDTDGVAMSVDGGTTWYSLASITGANATTDYQTVNVNLTQFAAANGLTLGADVRIRFQRTGITQVDAATSTLRGGRAFDDIAVTGTTAAPVALFNTSASAAAPVCPGTAVQFADASLLGPTAWSWSFPGGTPATSTAQNPSVTYARGGTYDATLTVTSANGTSTRTATGVVVVSGAVPVASFTVKPSPVCVGGAVTFTSTSGPCPSTYAWSFPGGTPTTSTAANPVVTYATAGAYTATLVVSNGNGTSAAATATVAVQGNGLALPYAEPLSGGIPATWTVANPDNALTWGPTDNVVRKDGTTGPVAAIKFYNYSARGQRDTLRTPAVDLRGQAKAFLRFDLAYAAVSAAPTANNDSLAVDVYTACSATRLGRVYLQSAATGLGTAPIQASAFAPTAASQWRTENVDLTAFAGQQVYFRFTAFNEYGNNLYLSNVRVENTVATATRALADSPALQVYPNPVAGGRSLALALPLGAGTATLRLVDALGRTAWHGTATLSPNAAARRTLDAPLAAGLYTVLCQAPDGQLYSRRVVVE, encoded by the coding sequence ATGCATTATAAAATTACGTTACTGGGCTTGTGCTTGGCCGCGGCGCCGCTGCTGGCGCAGGTGGCGCCGGCGCCGCCCCACGCCCCGCGCGCCGCCGCGGGAGCCCCCGTAGGGCCCCGCGCGGCCACCGACCCCAACTCGCGCATCGGCGGCGAACTGCAACAGCTATACCAGCAGTGGCACACCGGCAGCGCAGCCGCCGGCAAAGGCGGGGCCGGGCGGCTGGCCGCGGCGTTTCCCCAACTGCACGTAGCCCCCACCGACGACGCGGTGCTGGTGCGCATCACGGCCAAAGACGTAGCTACGCTGCTTCCGGCGCTGTTGGCCCGCGGCTTCGTGGTGGTGTCCGACCAAAGCAAATTTCACTTCATCGAAGGGCGGCTGCCGGTGAGCCAGTTGGCGCCCGGCACGGCCGGCGTCAGTGCCCTGGCGGCGCAGGGCCTGCTCGGCGTGCTGCCCATTTACCTGCCGGCCGGCCGTGCGGGTAAGGTGGTGAACCAAGCCGATTTCGTGCTGGAGGCGGCCCGCGTGCGCGCCACCCGCCCCGGGGCCTACGACGGCACGGGCGTCCGCATCGGCGTGATGAGCGACTCGTACAACGCCCTGAACGGGGCCCCGGCGGGCGTGGCCTCCGGCGACTTGCCCGCCACCGTGCAGGTGTTGCAGGAGTACTCGCGCGGCACCGACGAGGGCCGCGCCATGATTGAGCTAATTCACGACATCGCCCCCGGCGCCGGCAAGGCCTTCAGCTCGGTGGAGTTCGGCGAGGCCGACTTTGCCGCCCAGATTGCCCGGCTGGCCAGCCCCACGGGGGGCAACTGCAAGATTTTGGTCGACGACATTGGCTACTTTGCCGAGCCCCTGTACCAGGACGGCGTGGTGGCCCAGGCCATCGAAACGGCCGTGGCCGGCGGGGCGGCCTACTACTCGGCGGCCGGCAACCAGGCCGACGAGGCTTCGGAGTACGTTGCCCCCACGTTCACTAACGCGGCGAAGGGGGCTGATTTGGACTTCGGCCTTTCCACTGGGGGCCCTACCGACACGCGCCAGCCGTTCACCATCGCCGCGTCGGCTAAGTTCACCATCAGCTTGCAGTGGAGCGACCCGTTTTACACCGCCGCCGGCGTGAAGACTGACCTCGACGCCTACCTGGTCATTGCCCGCGCGGGGGGGGCCATCAAGGGCGATACCGTGGCCACGGCCGCCAACAACAACATCGCCAGCCAGGCGCCCTACGAAATCCTGAGCTTCACCAACGGCGCGGCTAGTACCAACACGGCCTACAACCTGATCATCAACCGCCGGGCGGGCACCGCCACCCCGGCCCGCGTGAAGTACGTCTCGTTCGGCGACGTGTTTGTGCCCACCAAGTACTGGACGCACAGCGGCACCATTACGGGCCACGCGGCGGCCGCTAGCGCCATGGCCGTGGCCGCGGCGCCGTCGTTCAACCGCCTCATGGCCGAGTCGTACTCGTCGATTGGCACCCCTACTATCCTCTTCAACCCCGACGGCTCGGCGCTGGGGGCCCCGGCCACGCGCCAAAAGCCCGACTTCACGTCGATTGACTACGTGAGCACCACGTTCTTTTCGGGCACGGTGTTTCCCGACCCGGCCGATGGGTTCATCTTCGCCGGCACCTCGGCGGCGGCTCCCAACGCGGCGGCCGTGGCGGCGCTGCTGCTGCAAGCGCGCCCCACCAGCACGCCCGCCCAACTCAACGCCCAACTCAAGGCCACGGCGCTCGACCTGAACACGCCGGGCTTCGACATTTCAACCGGCGTGGGCCTGATCAACGCCTACGCGGCCGTGTATGGGTTGCCCACCGCGGCCACCGTGCCGTTTGTAGACGTGTTCGACGGCACGGCCCTGGGGCCCAACTGGAGCGTCACGAGCCGCGGCGCGGCGCGGGTAGCCCTCCGCTCGGACTTCTCGCCCGCCTCCAGCCCCCGCCACTTGGTGCTGGATGCATTCTTCCCGTACTACGGTTTCAGTAGCTACACCGGGGCCCGGACGGCCCAGGCCGACCTGCGCCTGAACCTGGCCAGCGCCCCGGCTGGCGGCGTGCTGCTCACCTTCCGCCACAAGAAAATCCTGGGCGAAATCGACCAAGCGATGCCCGCCACCTTCACCGGCAGCAGCGACACCGACGGCGTGGCTATGAGCGTGGACGGCGGTACCACTTGGTACAGCCTGGCCAGCATCACGGGCGCCAACGCTACCACCGACTACCAAACGGTGAATGTGAACCTGACCCAATTTGCCGCCGCCAACGGCCTGACGCTGGGCGCCGACGTACGCATCCGCTTCCAGCGCACCGGTATCACGCAGGTAGACGCGGCCACGAGCACTTTGCGCGGTGGCCGGGCCTTCGACGACATCGCCGTAACCGGCACCACCGCCGCCCCAGTGGCCTTGTTCAACACGTCGGCCAGCGCCGCGGCGCCCGTGTGCCCGGGCACCGCTGTGCAGTTTGCCGATGCTTCGCTGCTGGGCCCCACCGCCTGGAGCTGGAGCTTCCCCGGCGGCACGCCCGCCACCAGCACCGCCCAAAACCCGAGCGTGACCTACGCCCGCGGCGGCACCTACGACGCGACCCTGACCGTGACCAGCGCCAACGGCACTTCCACCCGCACGGCCACGGGCGTCGTGGTGGTATCGGGCGCCGTACCGGTTGCTAGCTTCACGGTGAAGCCTTCGCCGGTGTGCGTGGGCGGGGCCGTCACGTTCACCAGCACGTCGGGCCCCTGCCCCAGCACCTACGCCTGGAGCTTCCCCGGCGGCACGCCCACCACCAGTACCGCCGCCAACCCCGTGGTGACCTACGCCACCGCCGGGGCTTACACCGCCACCCTGGTGGTGAGCAACGGCAACGGCACCAGCGCCGCCGCCACCGCCACGGTGGCCGTGCAGGGCAACGGCCTGGCCCTGCCCTACGCCGAGCCCTTGTCCGGTGGCATTCCCGCCACTTGGACGGTGGCCAACCCCGACAACGCCCTCACCTGGGGCCCCACCGACAACGTGGTGCGCAAAGACGGCACCACCGGCCCGGTAGCTGCCATCAAGTTTTACAACTATTCGGCCCGGGGCCAGCGCGACACGCTGCGCACCCCCGCCGTGGACTTGCGCGGCCAGGCCAAGGCATTTTTGCGCTTCGACTTAGCCTACGCCGCGGTATCGGCGGCGCCCACGGCCAACAACGATTCGCTGGCCGTGGATGTGTACACGGCTTGTTCGGCCACGCGCCTCGGCCGCGTGTACTTGCAGTCGGCAGCTACGGGCTTGGGCACCGCCCCTATTCAAGCTTCCGCCTTTGCCCCCACGGCCGCTAGCCAGTGGCGCACTGAGAACGTGGACCTGACGGCCTTTGCCGGCCAGCAGGTGTATTTCCGCTTTACGGCTTTCAACGAGTACGGCAACAACCTATACCTCTCGAACGTGCGGGTTGAAAACACCGTGGCCACCGCCACCCGGGCCCTGGCCGACTCGCCGGCGCTGCAAGTGTACCCCAACCCCGTGGCCGGCGGCCGCAGCCTCGCCCTGGCCCTGCCCCTGGGCGCCGGCACCGCCACCCTGCGCCTGGTCGACGCCCTGGGCCGCACCGCCTGGCACGGCACGGCTACCTTGAGCCCCAACGCCGCCGCCCGCCGCACCCTCGACGCCCCCCTGGCCGCCGGCCTGTACACCGTCCTCTGCCAGGCCCCCGACGGCCAACTCTACTCGCGCCGCGTCGTGGTAGAATAG
- a CDS encoding DegT/DnrJ/EryC1/StrS family aminotransferase, with product MRSQDHDRIFLSPPHLGRHELNYVHKAIEDNWVAPVGPNLVGFEADICAAVGVPFCVALNSGTAALHLGLLLLGVGAGDEVLCPSFTFVATANAIRYCGATPVFVDSEGDTWNICPVRLREAIEDRLRRGRKPRALLLVHLYGMPAQVAEIVALAQEFDIPILEDAAEALGSTWRQQPLGGFGRVGVFSFNGNKILTTSGGGALVTHDPALAERARYLATQAKDAAPHYQHSEVGYNYRLSNVLAGIGRGQMGLLADRVKRRREIFRWYQEHLAGLPGLAVAPAAEPPGAQSNRWLTTVLLAPPDPTAGAPAATPETLRLALEARNIESRPLWKPMHLQPLFAEAPMYGGAVCAGLFARGLCLPSGTALTDADLQRITGALKEALH from the coding sequence GTGCGCAGCCAAGACCACGACCGAATTTTCCTTTCCCCACCCCACCTCGGCCGCCACGAGCTGAACTACGTGCACAAGGCCATCGAGGACAATTGGGTGGCGCCCGTGGGGCCCAACTTGGTGGGCTTCGAGGCCGACATCTGCGCGGCGGTGGGCGTGCCGTTTTGCGTGGCCTTGAACTCGGGCACGGCGGCGCTACACCTGGGCCTGCTGCTGCTGGGCGTGGGCGCCGGCGACGAAGTGCTGTGCCCCTCGTTTACGTTCGTGGCCACTGCCAACGCCATCCGGTACTGCGGGGCCACGCCGGTATTCGTTGACAGCGAAGGCGATACCTGGAATATCTGTCCCGTGCGCCTGCGCGAAGCCATCGAGGACCGGCTGCGGCGCGGCCGCAAGCCCCGGGCCCTGCTGCTGGTGCACCTCTACGGCATGCCGGCCCAAGTGGCGGAGATTGTGGCCCTGGCCCAGGAGTTCGATATCCCCATCCTCGAAGACGCGGCCGAAGCCCTGGGGAGCACCTGGCGGCAGCAGCCGCTGGGCGGTTTCGGGCGAGTGGGCGTGTTCTCGTTTAATGGCAATAAGATACTGACCACCAGCGGCGGCGGGGCCCTCGTGACGCACGACCCAGCCTTGGCCGAGCGCGCCCGCTACCTGGCCACCCAGGCCAAGGACGCCGCCCCCCACTACCAGCACTCGGAGGTGGGCTACAATTACCGGCTGAGCAACGTCCTGGCCGGCATCGGCCGCGGCCAGATGGGCCTGCTGGCCGACCGCGTGAAGCGCCGCCGCGAGATTTTCCGGTGGTACCAGGAGCACCTTGCCGGCCTGCCCGGCTTGGCCGTGGCCCCCGCCGCCGAGCCCCCCGGGGCCCAGTCCAATCGATGGCTCACCACCGTGCTGCTCGCCCCGCCTGACCCGACCGCCGGGGCCCCCGCCGCCACCCCCGAAACCCTGCGCCTGGCCCTCGAAGCCCGCAACATCGAAAGCCGCCCCCTCTGGAAGCCCATGCACCTGCAGCCGCTCTTTGCCGAGGCGCCGATGTACGGCGGCGCGGTGTGTGCCGGCCTGTTTGCCCGGGGCTTGTGCCTGCCCAGCGGCACCGCCCTCACCGATGCCGACCTGCAGCGCATAACAGGGGCCCTAAAAGAAGCGTTGCACTGA
- a CDS encoding NAD(P)H-binding protein, translating to MPLSKPTVLITGATGQIGGDTLRRLLAGDSITPVAAVRSAAKAQPFHDPGIRTVILDFDKEETLGPALHGIDRALLVTGYTVDMLRQSKAFLD from the coding sequence ATGCCCCTTTCCAAACCCACCGTCCTCATCACCGGCGCCACCGGTCAGATTGGCGGTGACACCCTGCGCCGCCTGCTCGCCGGCGACTCCATTACGCCCGTAGCCGCGGTGCGCTCGGCGGCAAAAGCCCAGCCGTTTCACGACCCGGGCATTCGCACCGTTATTCTCGACTTTGACAAGGAAGAAACCCTGGGGCCCGCCCTGCACGGCATCGACCGGGCCCTGCTGGTGACTGGCTACACCGTGGACATGCTGCGCCAGAGCAAGGCGTTTCTCGACTAG